One segment of Actinomycetota bacterium DNA contains the following:
- the alr gene encoding alanine racemase, whose amino-acid sequence MTRLRPTWVEVDLAAIAHNVRALTFPGAEVMALVKADGYGHGDVAVARAALGAGATWLGVALVEEGLGLRAAGIDAPILVLSECPPGSEVAAVAASLTPTVCSSDGLDRLAAAASSVRPTVRVHVKVDTGMHRAGLWPPEGAAGFVDRVIATGLELDGLWTHLACADTDEMTTRRQLGLFAEVVERVRAAGHRPRIVHAANTAGAVRFPSARFDLVRAGIGLYGLEPAPGVGDDLGLRPALTWRSAVALVKRLPAGSRVSYGHRYELAEDAWVATVPVGYADGYPRMLSSRADVLIGGRRCRVAGSVTMDQLIVDCGDAEPALGDEVVLLGHQGSQAVTAWELAGLADTIAYEIVARIGARVPRRTTNGGAVP is encoded by the coding sequence ATGACCCGGCTCCGCCCGACGTGGGTCGAGGTCGACCTCGCGGCGATCGCTCACAACGTGCGCGCGCTCACGTTCCCGGGCGCGGAGGTGATGGCCCTCGTGAAGGCCGACGGGTACGGGCACGGCGATGTGGCGGTCGCTCGCGCGGCGCTGGGTGCGGGCGCCACATGGCTCGGCGTGGCGCTCGTCGAGGAGGGCCTCGGCCTGCGCGCGGCCGGCATCGACGCCCCGATCCTGGTGCTGTCGGAGTGCCCGCCCGGCTCGGAGGTCGCGGCCGTCGCCGCCTCCCTCACGCCCACGGTGTGCTCGTCGGACGGCCTCGATCGCCTCGCGGCGGCGGCCTCGTCGGTGCGGCCGACCGTGCGCGTGCACGTCAAGGTCGACACCGGCATGCATCGGGCGGGCCTCTGGCCGCCCGAGGGCGCCGCGGGGTTCGTGGATCGCGTGATCGCGACGGGGCTCGAGCTCGACGGCTTGTGGACGCACCTTGCCTGCGCCGATACGGATGAGATGACGACCCGACGGCAGCTCGGTCTGTTCGCCGAGGTGGTGGAGCGCGTGCGTGCGGCGGGCCACCGGCCCAGGATCGTGCACGCCGCCAACACCGCCGGCGCGGTCCGGTTCCCGAGCGCTCGGTTCGATCTCGTGCGTGCGGGCATCGGTCTGTACGGCCTCGAGCCGGCCCCGGGTGTCGGCGACGATCTCGGCCTGCGGCCCGCGTTGACGTGGCGCTCCGCGGTGGCCCTCGTGAAGCGATTGCCGGCCGGCAGCCGCGTCTCCTACGGGCACCGGTACGAGCTGGCCGAGGACGCGTGGGTGGCGACCGTGCCGGTGGGGTACGCCGACGGCTACCCTCGCATGCTGTCGTCGCGTGCCGACGTGCTGATCGGCGGGCGTCGGTGTCGTGTCGCCGGGAGCGTGACGATGGATCAACTGATCGTGGACTGCGGAGACGCCGAGCCGGCCCTCGGTGACGAGGTCGTGCTGCTCGGGCACCAGGGCTCGCAGGCCGTGACCGCATGGGAGCTGGCCGGCCTCGCGGACACGATCGCCTACGAGATCGTCGCTCGGATCGGAGCGCGGGTACCGCGGCGTACGACGAACGGGGGGGCGGTGCCATGA
- a CDS encoding alpha/beta hydrolase: MTRRRTALIAGGVAAGAIAAGAVGRTVLRRRTEHELEAPLWDLPPDDLGPVRSFDGTQLAVRAAGDPSSPLLLFVHGFSLDMTTWREQWVDLSVDHRCVLMDQRGHGASEHPADDDLSVRSMGRDIAAVLEAVAPDRRVVIVGHSMGAIATLAMAEVRPDLMATSVAGIVLVGTSASELVRGAMGSITDLVRPRLGSLRSAAERVDRLRKAVLASPTDLRGAVVRLTQFGPDAPRHVVEHVVHLAERASSEVWTDGLAGLLETDLRHVLPRVRMPALVVVGEHDRVTPPSSGIELAAALPDGRFVLLDGAGHIAMMERPVELDREIRAFARAVLTGAHAPRPRRRRASKERGGS, encoded by the coding sequence ATGACCAGGAGGCGCACGGCCTTGATCGCCGGGGGTGTCGCCGCGGGAGCGATCGCGGCGGGCGCCGTCGGACGGACCGTGCTTCGACGACGCACCGAGCACGAGCTCGAGGCGCCGCTGTGGGACCTGCCGCCCGACGACCTCGGCCCCGTGCGCTCGTTCGACGGCACGCAGCTCGCCGTGCGAGCGGCGGGCGACCCGTCATCTCCGCTGCTCCTCTTCGTGCACGGATTCAGCCTCGACATGACCACCTGGCGGGAGCAATGGGTGGACCTGTCCGTGGACCACCGGTGCGTGCTGATGGACCAGCGAGGCCACGGGGCGAGCGAGCACCCCGCGGACGACGATCTGTCGGTGCGCTCGATGGGCCGCGACATCGCCGCGGTGCTCGAGGCCGTGGCGCCCGATCGGCGGGTCGTGATCGTGGGCCACAGCATGGGCGCGATCGCGACGCTCGCGATGGCGGAGGTCCGCCCCGACCTGATGGCGACCTCGGTGGCCGGGATCGTGCTCGTCGGCACGTCGGCGTCCGAGCTCGTCCGTGGTGCGATGGGCTCGATCACGGATCTCGTGCGTCCGCGTCTGGGTTCCCTGCGATCGGCCGCCGAGCGCGTCGACCGCCTCCGCAAGGCGGTCCTCGCGAGCCCGACCGACCTGCGCGGCGCCGTCGTGCGCCTCACGCAGTTCGGACCCGACGCGCCCCGCCACGTGGTGGAGCACGTCGTGCACCTCGCGGAACGAGCCTCATCGGAGGTGTGGACCGACGGCCTCGCCGGGTTGCTCGAGACCGATCTGCGACATGTGCTGCCGCGCGTGCGGATGCCCGCCTTGGTCGTGGTGGGCGAGCACGACCGGGTCACGCCTCCTTCGAGCGGCATCGAGCTCGCCGCAGCGCTTCCCGACGGGCGGTTCGTGTTGCTCGATGGGGCTGGCCACATCGCGATGATGGAGCGACCGGTCGAGCTCGACCGGGAGATCCGCGCCTTCGCCCGGGCGGTGCTCACCGGGGCTCACGCCCCGCGGCCTCGGCGGCGACGGGCCTCGAAGGAGCGCGGCGGCTCATGA
- a CDS encoding uracil-DNA glycosylase, translated as MTRPLADVAAEAAGCTRCRLAQGRTQVVFGVGDPGADLMFIGEGPGFHEDKQGEPFVGAAGQLLNRMLGEIGLTREQVYIGNVVKCRPPGNRDPQPDEIEACTPWLVEQISLIQPRVVVTLGNFATKYVLNTATGITRLRGQVHDWHGRTVIPTFHPAAILHGGGEKSRQFQLLLEDFRLVRDTLDAMSRSDPDLDRDDAPAAAKATPPGVIALPDSEEPAADTSQLELF; from the coding sequence ATGACGCGCCCGCTCGCAGACGTCGCCGCCGAGGCCGCGGGATGCACCAGGTGTCGGCTCGCCCAGGGTCGCACCCAGGTCGTCTTCGGCGTCGGCGACCCCGGCGCCGACCTCATGTTCATCGGGGAGGGGCCGGGCTTCCACGAGGACAAGCAGGGCGAGCCGTTCGTCGGCGCCGCGGGCCAGCTCCTGAACCGCATGCTGGGGGAGATCGGGCTGACGCGCGAACAGGTCTACATCGGGAACGTCGTGAAGTGCCGGCCCCCCGGGAACCGCGATCCGCAGCCCGACGAGATCGAGGCGTGCACGCCGTGGTTGGTCGAGCAGATCTCCCTGATCCAGCCGCGCGTCGTCGTGACCCTCGGCAACTTCGCCACGAAGTACGTGCTGAACACCGCGACCGGCATCACGCGCCTGCGAGGGCAGGTCCACGACTGGCACGGGCGCACCGTGATCCCGACGTTCCACCCGGCCGCGATCCTTCACGGTGGCGGCGAGAAGTCGCGTCAGTTCCAGCTGTTGCTCGAGGACTTCCGTCTGGTGCGCGACACGCTGGACGCGATGTCGCGATCCGATCCGGACCTCGATCGTGACGATGCGCCTGCGGCTGCGAAGGCGACCCCGCCGGGCGTGATCGCGCTTCCCGACAGCGAGGAACCGGCCGCCGACACCTCCCAGTTGGAGCTGTTCTGA
- the tsaE gene encoding tRNA (adenosine(37)-N6)-threonylcarbamoyltransferase complex ATPase subunit type 1 TsaE, with translation MRVDVRTSSADETRDVGEAIASMLRARDAVVLTGELGAGKTTFVQGVARGLGIEEPVSSPTFTLVKEYSGNLDLAHVDVYRLDRIQDVMDLGLDEIGDGEDVLLVEWGDTIEELLPDERLRVELMTDEGGGDDVRSLVITATGAGWAERFSAVEAAVTPWVVAP, from the coding sequence ATGCGCGTCGACGTGCGGACCTCCTCGGCGGACGAGACCCGCGACGTGGGTGAGGCGATCGCCTCGATGCTGCGTGCGCGCGACGCCGTGGTGCTCACGGGCGAGCTCGGGGCGGGCAAGACGACGTTCGTCCAGGGCGTCGCGCGGGGACTGGGCATCGAGGAGCCGGTGTCGTCCCCGACGTTCACCCTCGTGAAGGAGTACTCGGGCAACCTCGATCTGGCCCATGTCGACGTCTACCGTCTCGACCGCATCCAGGACGTGATGGACCTCGGTCTGGACGAGATCGGGGACGGCGAGGACGTGCTGCTGGTGGAGTGGGGCGACACGATCGAGGAGCTGCTCCCCGACGAGCGGCTCCGCGTTGAGCTCATGACCGACGAGGGCGGGGGCGACGATGTCCGCTCGCTCGTGATCACGGCGACGGGGGCGGGGTGGGCCGAGCGGTTCTCGGCGGTCGAGGCCGCCGTGACGCCCTGGGTGGTCGCGCCATGA
- the tsaB gene encoding tRNA (adenosine(37)-N6)-threonylcarbamoyltransferase complex dimerization subunit type 1 TsaB gives MIVVGIETSTPQTSVAIGTENEILAKASVAGAARQESVTPLLQQLLRGCDLTLDQVGGIAVGVGPGLFTGLRVGVETAKTLAQVAGVPIVGLTSLDALAYAVRYSSRRIAAVIDARRGEVFSAIYRAVPGGVVRERGYEVHPPDRLVAELQAQPDEVLAVGNGAMLYRHVLEEIGSRIEFASSIAAHPDAAALVELAVPRLLREEHDRLFDVVPLYLRKSDAEIAWDRRARGI, from the coding sequence ATGATCGTCGTGGGGATCGAGACGAGCACCCCGCAGACGTCGGTGGCGATCGGCACCGAGAACGAGATCCTCGCGAAGGCGAGCGTGGCCGGCGCCGCCCGGCAGGAATCCGTCACGCCTCTCTTGCAGCAGCTGCTCCGTGGGTGCGACCTGACGCTCGACCAGGTGGGCGGGATCGCGGTGGGCGTCGGGCCCGGCCTGTTCACGGGGCTCCGGGTGGGCGTCGAGACCGCCAAGACCCTCGCGCAGGTGGCCGGCGTGCCGATCGTGGGCCTGACCAGCCTCGACGCGCTCGCCTATGCGGTGCGCTACTCGTCCCGGCGCATCGCCGCCGTGATCGATGCCCGCCGGGGCGAGGTCTTCTCCGCGATCTACCGGGCCGTTCCGGGCGGCGTCGTGCGCGAGCGTGGCTACGAGGTGCACCCGCCGGACCGCCTCGTGGCGGAGCTCCAGGCGCAGCCGGACGAGGTGCTGGCGGTCGGCAACGGTGCGATGCTGTACCGACATGTCCTCGAGGAGATCGGAAGCCGGATCGAGTTCGCGTCGTCGATCGCCGCGCACCCCGACGCCGCCGCCCTGGTCGAACTCGCCGTGCCAAGGCTCCTTCGAGAGGAGCACGACCGCCTGTTCGACGTCGTCCCCCTGTACCTGAGGAAGTCCGATGCTGAGATCGCGTGGGATCGGCGAGCACGGGGCATCTAG
- the rimI gene encoding ribosomal protein S18-alanine N-acetyltransferase, with product MRRRHLRGVMAIERQVYARPWSPNLFVAEMTEPNNRCYLVARVDKAVVGYGGLICYGDEAHVTNIAVDPQRHRLGIGTRLLHELVTQAIEMDGHAVSLEVRVTNWGAQRLYGRFGFRPVGIRRNYYQELHEDALIMWTDDIRTESYAMRLAAIASSMPDPVRNT from the coding sequence ATGCGCAGGCGTCACCTGCGCGGCGTCATGGCGATCGAGCGCCAGGTCTACGCGCGTCCCTGGAGCCCCAATCTCTTCGTGGCGGAGATGACCGAGCCCAACAACCGCTGCTACCTCGTCGCTCGAGTCGACAAGGCCGTCGTCGGCTACGGCGGGCTGATCTGCTACGGCGACGAGGCCCACGTGACGAACATCGCCGTCGACCCGCAGCGCCACCGCCTCGGCATCGGCACGAGGCTGCTGCACGAGCTCGTGACCCAGGCGATCGAGATGGACGGGCACGCCGTCTCCCTCGAGGTGCGGGTGACGAACTGGGGGGCCCAGCGCCTTTACGGCCGGTTCGGATTCCGGCCGGTCGGGATCCGTCGGAACTACTACCAGGAGCTCCACGAGGACGCCCTGATCATGTGGACCGACGACATCCGCACGGAGTCCTACGCGATGCGTCTGGCGGCGATCGCCTCGTCGATGCCGGATCCGGTGCGCAACACGTGA
- the tsaD gene encoding tRNA (adenosine(37)-N6)-threonylcarbamoyltransferase complex transferase subunit TsaD, whose translation MITLGIETSCDETAVAVVEDGFELRANLIASQVHLHERFGGVVPEVAARAHVEALNPLLEEALAVAGIGFGEIDAVAVTTGPGLVGALLVGMAGAKAVSLATGADLVGVNHLEGHYWANFLEHGRPEPPYVALIVSGGHTMLVHVPEMFHHVVLGQTLDDAAGEAFDKVARLIGLGFPGGPALDAMARQGDPHAIKFPRAMEDSGDYDFSLSGLKTAVLRHVKAVRAAGQDLHLPDLAASFQEAIVDVQVTKTIAAAKDVRAPSVLLGGGVVANTRLRGRLATAGEQEGLEVLFPSMPLCTDNAAMIACLGAARWARGERTSLDIAADPQLRLTA comes from the coding sequence GTGATCACGCTCGGCATCGAGACGTCCTGCGACGAGACCGCCGTCGCGGTGGTGGAGGACGGGTTCGAGCTGCGCGCGAACCTGATCGCGTCGCAGGTGCATCTGCACGAGCGGTTCGGCGGGGTCGTGCCCGAGGTCGCAGCGCGGGCGCACGTCGAGGCCCTGAACCCGCTGCTCGAGGAGGCGCTGGCGGTCGCGGGCATCGGGTTCGGCGAGATCGATGCCGTGGCCGTCACCACCGGGCCGGGCCTCGTCGGCGCCCTGTTGGTGGGCATGGCCGGCGCCAAGGCGGTGTCGCTCGCGACCGGCGCCGACCTCGTCGGGGTGAACCATCTCGAGGGCCACTACTGGGCGAACTTCCTCGAGCACGGACGGCCCGAGCCCCCGTACGTCGCGCTGATCGTGAGCGGCGGACACACGATGCTCGTGCACGTGCCCGAGATGTTCCACCACGTTGTGCTCGGCCAGACGCTCGACGACGCGGCGGGGGAGGCGTTCGACAAGGTCGCTCGACTGATCGGGCTCGGGTTCCCGGGCGGCCCCGCCCTCGATGCGATGGCGCGACAGGGCGATCCCCACGCGATCAAGTTCCCGAGGGCGATGGAGGACTCGGGCGACTACGACTTCTCGTTGAGCGGCCTGAAGACCGCGGTCCTGCGGCACGTCAAGGCAGTCAGGGCCGCCGGTCAGGACCTGCATCTGCCCGACCTGGCGGCGAGCTTCCAGGAGGCGATCGTCGACGTGCAGGTGACGAAGACGATCGCCGCGGCGAAGGACGTCCGGGCCCCGAGCGTGCTCCTCGGCGGCGGCGTCGTGGCCAACACCCGGCTGCGCGGGCGACTCGCGACGGCCGGTGAGCAGGAGGGGCTCGAGGTGCTCTTCCCGTCGATGCCGCTGTGCACCGACAACGCGGCGATGATCGCCTGTCTGGGGGCCGCGAGATGGGCTCGCGGGGAGCGAACCTCACTCGACATCGCGGCCGATCCGCAACTAAGGTTGACCGCGTGA
- a CDS encoding NAD-dependent epimerase/dehydratase family protein gives MSTVLVTGGAGFIGSHLADRLLAEGHRVISVDDLSTGRIANLVDARGYGKEFTFFNMDVRADGLLPLFERHRPEVVFHLAAQSGVRPSLDDPTLDASINVMGTLNVLECAAKAETRKVVYAASGGTIYGEPRRLPAKETSAQGSHPLSPYAISKKVVLDYLGFYQRYRGLEHTALALGNVYGPRQDPHGEAGVVAIFASRMLAGEPVTIFGDGNQTRDYVFIDDVVHAFVQAADRGPGKLVNIGTGLETSVNHVYRQLAEIVGYEREPEFGPLPSGELRRIALDIRSAANAIAWKPWTHLEDGLAETVAFLKGV, from the coding sequence GTGAGCACCGTCCTGGTGACCGGGGGCGCCGGGTTCATCGGCTCGCACCTCGCCGATCGTCTGCTGGCCGAGGGCCACCGCGTGATCAGCGTCGACGACCTCTCCACCGGCCGCATCGCCAACCTCGTCGACGCGCGCGGGTACGGCAAGGAGTTCACGTTCTTCAACATGGACGTGCGGGCCGATGGCCTGCTGCCCCTGTTCGAGCGGCACCGGCCGGAGGTGGTCTTCCACCTCGCCGCGCAGTCGGGAGTTCGCCCCTCGCTTGACGACCCCACGCTCGACGCGTCGATCAACGTGATGGGCACGCTGAACGTGCTGGAGTGTGCCGCGAAGGCCGAGACGCGCAAGGTCGTCTACGCGGCGAGCGGCGGCACGATCTACGGTGAGCCGCGCCGCCTGCCGGCGAAGGAGACCAGCGCCCAGGGCTCGCACCCGCTCAGTCCCTACGCGATCTCGAAGAAGGTCGTGCTCGACTACCTCGGCTTCTACCAGCGATATCGGGGACTCGAGCACACGGCGCTCGCCCTCGGCAACGTCTACGGGCCGCGCCAGGATCCCCACGGGGAAGCCGGCGTGGTGGCGATCTTCGCGTCGAGGATGCTCGCCGGCGAGCCGGTCACGATCTTCGGCGACGGCAACCAGACGCGCGACTACGTCTTCATCGACGACGTCGTGCATGCGTTCGTACAGGCCGCGGACCGCGGTCCGGGCAAGCTCGTGAACATCGGCACGGGACTCGAGACCAGCGTGAACCACGTCTATCGTCAGCTCGCCGAGATCGTCGGGTACGAGCGGGAGCCCGAGTTCGGGCCTCTCCCGTCGGGGGAGCTCCGCCGCATCGCGCTCGACATACGCTCGGCCGCGAACGCGATCGCATGGAAGCCTTGGACCCATCTCGAGGACGGACTGGCCGAGACCGTGGCGTTCCTGAAGGGGGTCTGA